The following is a genomic window from Pelobacter seleniigenes DSM 18267.
ACGCCTTCGCTTTGCCGGGTGGTTTCATCGCCATCACCCGTGGTTTATTGGTGAATATGGATAACGAAGCGCAGCTGGCGGCCGTTCTGGGACATGAGATAGGTCATGTCACTGCCCGCCATAGCGTTCAGGAGCTACAGCGCAGTGCTCTGCTGGGGACCACTGTCGGTCTACTCGGCGGCCTTGCCGGTGACAGTGGTTATGGAAGCATTGTGACCCAGGTCGGTGGGCTGACCGCTAACCTGCTCAGCAAGCGCTACAGTCGCGAGCAGGAATTTGAAGCCGACCGCCTCGGTATTGAGTATATGGCCAAGGCAGATTATGGCCTACAGGGCGCGGTCCAGTTGCAGGACATATTTGTGCAGAAACTGGACAGTGGCGGTTCCAATGACTGGGTGAGCGGACTGTTTCGAACCCACCCGGTCTCCCGTGACCGGCTCCAGGCCAATCGTCAGATCATTGCGACTGAGTTTCCTCAATATCACAGCAGCTATGGACTCAGTGGTGACAACTACCGACGCTACACTGCATCCCTGCAACAAACCCGGGCCGCCTATGCTACATTTGACCAAGCTCGTCAGCAAGAAGCTCAGGGCCAGCTTGAAGCCGCCATTGAAAGTTATCATAAAGCCATCCAACAGGCCCCTGACCAGGGACTGCTGCTGAGTGCTCTGGGGATGGCCTACCTGCGTAAGGAAGATATCATTCCGGCCCGGCGTTACCTGTTGAAGGCTGTCAATGTGCAGGGTGACTATTTTCAGCCCCATCTGGGGCTTGGTTACATTTATCTGCGCAACAAAGAGTTTGATGCTGCCGCAACCCAGTTGGAATCCTCTCTTGATTTGCTCAGCACCCTGCAGGGGACTTTTCTGCTCGCGGAAACCGAAGAAGGGCGGCATAATCCAGCTCGCGCCAGACAGCTGTATCAGGCAGTCCAGCAAGCCGACAGTAACGGCCAGCTTGGCCAGGAAGCAGCGGTCCGGTTGAGGAATTTGTCACGATGAACCGGACCTCCTCCCGATGGCCGTTGGCGGCCGGTGAGTCCTTACGCTGGGAAGGCCGACCGGCCCCGCGCTGCTATGTGTTCCGCCACTGGCTACAGGCCCTGATCGGCCTGGTTCTGTTTCTGGCCTGTAGTTTCTGGTTGATGGTCGGGGTGCAGCTGGTGGGGGGAAAAGGCTATTCGCCCTGGTTGCTGCTGGTGCCGATCTTACTGGTGGTGGTTGCGTTTCTGATCGGCCCCGGTCAGCTGCTGCTGTCCCGGTGGCGCTGGGAGAAGATATTTTATGGTCTTACCGAGGATAGATTGCTGGTCCAAAGCGGATTTTTCAGAGTCCGGACAACGGCTTATCCGCTGACCGAGTTGAAGGGATATCAGCAGAAGACATATGGAAAAAAACAGGTCAGCTTTCGATTGTCTTTCCATGGCCGGCGCCCGGTGGTGCTGGAATGCCTCGAACATGCGGACCTTTTGCGCGACCTGCTGCCGGATGGCTGCGGTCGGGACGGCAGCTGATTCCATTTGACTTGCCCGACGACTGCTCGCTATGATGCGCATTTTTGCTCTGCAAAAGCCCGCCAAGCGGTTTTTCTGCGCAATCCGGCCGGACGGTCCGGTTAATTTTAATAAGTTATCTTTGGTGATATAGATGAAAAATTTTTACCTGGAAACATTCGGGTGTCAGATGAACGTGGTCGATTCCGAGCAGATTGTCGATCTGCTGCAGGGGATCGGCTATGTGCAAGTGGGGTCGGCTGAAGAGGCTGACCTGGTGCTGCTTAATACCTGCTCGGTGCGCGATAAAGCCGAGCGGAAGGTTTATGGCCACCTTGGCCGCTTCAAGCCGGTCAAGGATCAGCGTCCTGAGCTGATTATCGGCGTTGGCGGTTGTGTCGCCCAACAGGAAGGGGAGCGAATGCTGGAAAAGGTTCCCTATCTGGACCTGGTGTTCGGGACCCACAATATCCATAAACTGCCTCAAATGGTCGAACAGGTCGAAGCGAAACGTCAGCGCAGCAGTGCCACCGAATTTCTTGACCGCGATACCCGCCTGCACCTCTTCCCGGAACGGACCCGCAAGGAGAGCGTAACCCGCTTTGTTACCGTCATGCAGGGGTGCGATAATTTCTGTTCCTATTGTATTGTGCCGCATGTTCGAGGCCGGGAAATCAGCCGGCCGAGCAGTGATATCCTGGCGGAAATCACTGCTTTGGTCGCTCAAGGTGTCAAAGAAGTGACCCTGCTCGGACAGAATGTCAACTCCTACGGCATCAATGATCCTGACGAAGTTTCGTTTGCTGAGCTGCTCCGGCGAGTTGATGCCATCGTCGGTCTGGAGCGGCTGCGTTTCGCCACCTCTCACCCTAAGGATCTGACCCCTGAACTGATCGCCTGTTTTGGCGAACTGAGCAAACTTTGCAGACATATCCATTTGCCGGTTCAGTGCGGGTCCGATCGGATTCTGCAACTGATGAACCGGGGGTATACGGCTGCCGATTACCTGGCCAAGGTCGAGCAATTGCGCGCCGTCTGTCCGGACATCCGCCTGACTACCGATATCATCGTCGGCTTCCCACGGGAAACCGAAGCGGATTTTCAGCAGACCCTTGACCTGGTCAAGGCGGTCGGCTATGTGGATGCTTTTACCTTTTTGTATTCCCCTCGGATTGAAACCGCGGCGGCAAAAATGCCCGATATGGTA
Proteins encoded in this region:
- a CDS encoding M48 family metallopeptidase — protein: MKKRANFWWYLSLLAFLTGCAVNPVTGRNELALMNVTTQQEIELGSKSYSQALQQMGGVYPDRQLAAYVDQVGQRLARNSHRPELAYHFNVVNDSTPNAFALPGGFIAITRGLLVNMDNEAQLAAVLGHEIGHVTARHSVQELQRSALLGTTVGLLGGLAGDSGYGSIVTQVGGLTANLLSKRYSREQEFEADRLGIEYMAKADYGLQGAVQLQDIFVQKLDSGGSNDWVSGLFRTHPVSRDRLQANRQIIATEFPQYHSSYGLSGDNYRRYTASLQQTRAAYATFDQARQQEAQGQLEAAIESYHKAIQQAPDQGLLLSALGMAYLRKEDIIPARRYLLKAVNVQGDYFQPHLGLGYIYLRNKEFDAAATQLESSLDLLSTLQGTFLLAETEEGRHNPARARQLYQAVQQADSNGQLGQEAAVRLRNLSR
- the miaB gene encoding tRNA (N6-isopentenyl adenosine(37)-C2)-methylthiotransferase MiaB, producing the protein MKNFYLETFGCQMNVVDSEQIVDLLQGIGYVQVGSAEEADLVLLNTCSVRDKAERKVYGHLGRFKPVKDQRPELIIGVGGCVAQQEGERMLEKVPYLDLVFGTHNIHKLPQMVEQVEAKRQRSSATEFLDRDTRLHLFPERTRKESVTRFVTVMQGCDNFCSYCIVPHVRGREISRPSSDILAEITALVAQGVKEVTLLGQNVNSYGINDPDEVSFAELLRRVDAIVGLERLRFATSHPKDLTPELIACFGELSKLCRHIHLPVQCGSDRILQLMNRGYTAADYLAKVEQLRAVCPDIRLTTDIIVGFPRETEADFQQTLDLVKAVGYVDAFTFLYSPRIETAAAKMPDMVSGAEKQDRFDRLVALQQQTSEEIWQTDVGTIQDILVEGESKQGQGQLFGRTTWNRIVNFSGPADLVGSVVPLKITRSFRNSHLGELLNRQD